The following nucleotide sequence is from Plectropomus leopardus isolate mb unplaced genomic scaffold, YSFRI_Pleo_2.0 unplaced_scaffold4918, whole genome shotgun sequence.
aataaaaacaaaacaacaaaattacctggaaagagtttttaaaaattataacaactctgtgacataattttaaatatgtagtgaTTATTAGAAATATAGAGATTTTTCcctagcatttttaaaataattcttttaaatttgataATCTAttacaatttgtgaaacatttcttaacacGATGCTCTTTTGcccatttttcaaattttcacatttcaaagggttaactgttcCTCAGATTCGTCttactgtttgaatgttttgttttggggtttttttgactTCCTGCTTCAGCTTTGCTCTGAAGGTGCTGTAACCGTCAGGGCTGGGCGCTGCGGCCTTGAAATAACATCACGATATTTCTGGGCTATATCACGATACACGGTACATATCACGatattttaaatctcctcaaaagcttcataaatgctgaactgggcaaaaaaaatcaaatgttgcGATATGACGACATACGTAGATATTGATACTGTGACATATTTTAGGGATGACTGTACTTggacaaaatataaacacaatgagatttttgattatcagcagtaatgtggatttaatgacTTGAACGCAACTATTAAAACGAGTACAACAGTCTGATAAGTTTAGAAAATACTAGAGCCCGACCGATTTTTGAGACCGAAACCGATTTCATAGTTgaaaaattcacagattaacGATATGGTGACTGATTTagtcaattttttttagctggaatgaaaacagaTCATCTCTATGTGATTTAGCACCGATATGCAAAAGTACTCAGAAGGCTGCTTTCTTAAACAAACAATGTTTATTGaacaatttacttatttaacaatacacacaaacagaaataaagaataaataaaaataaaataaacatcagtactgcatgtgttcagcatcagtctCTGCTGACCCttcaaataaagaatataaaaacaaaataaacatctaaataaacatcagtgcTGTTCAGTATCAGTCAGTTGCTGATCATTTATAAACCACTCAAGCATCGTTTTCTGCACGATATGGtttgtaaaaacagttttcttattGGCAAAATATATACGCAGATGTCGATATGCTCCGATATGAAAGGCTCATATCGGCCGATAACATCGGTTTACCAATAAATCAATCGGGCTCAAGAAAATAACATGACTTtactgcagcctttaaaatcaggaaacaCTCGTTTCATATCATGACGTGACGATATTCAAAATTTGAGACGGTATGTGGTCTCGTATCACAGTTACGGTATGTATCGTGTATATTGCCCGGCTCTAATATCCATAAagttaatgttattttgacaGTTTGGGTATCTGACGTCAAAACAAACgactctttctcactctctctctctctcacacacacacacacacacacacacacacacactcacacactcacacacacacacaggtgctgTACCTCTTGGTGTGGTAGTCACACTCCATGCAGACATACGAGGTGTTGAGGACGACGTCCGGGTGCTCCGTGTCCACGTGCATGGTGAACAGGTTTAGCTCCGACGTCTGGAAGCTGCAGTATTTGCACTCGTATCCTCCCTCCGCCGCGTTCAGGTCCAGGTAGGGGTCCGACGCTGGCCTGAAGTCCGCGTCCTCGCCCCGCTCCTCCAGCAGACTGGGAAACTCGGAGGAGACGGTCGCCACGCCGTTACTGTCCTCCGGCTCAGCCGCGTCCGTGACATCCTCCATCTCCTGGTCCAAGTCGACGGCTTCTCGAGGAGGGACCATGCAGGGGGTGGTGGACTTCCTGCGGCTGGACATGCTGAGGGTCGGGAGGCGCTGCGTGTGGCCGAATGTTAAAGCGGTCTCAGTTCAAGTCGTCCCGCTGTGGCTCCATAAAGCAGGACGTCGTCAGTCGAAATGTTTCCTCCGTTATCTTTAATTCCTGAAGGagagaacaaaataaagagTTAATACGACCGCAGCAGAAGACAtcatgacatgacagctccatcacgacatgacagctccatcacgacatgacagctccatCACGACATGACAGATCCAtaatgacatgacagctccatCACGACATGACAGATCCATAATGACATGACGGTTTTAtcatgacatgacagctccatCATGACAGCTCCACATGTTTCTACAACGTTAGCACATTGCTCAAattgtaagacatttctcagattttaggacgtttctcagattttggacatttctcagattttaagacatttctcagattgtaggacatttctcagattttgggacattttgtcagattttaggacatttcccaaattttagtacatttcttagtttttaggatgtttcaatgatttttggacctttctagtatttcaggaaatttctagtATCTTAGCACATTTCTACAATGTCaagacctttctaggattttggcacatttctaggatttgagggcaTTTCTGTGATCTTAAGATGTTTCCAAGTTTTGAGGTAATTTCATggttttttgagacatttctatgatttagcacatttctcatatttttggacatttcccagtttttagaatatttctaagATTATTGGACGTTTCttgtatttcaggacatttccagaatcgtaaaacatttccaggattttaggacatttctaggacttcgggatgtttctaggacctGTTTCTaaactaggacctctgtcaggggtgtgggggatcctctaTTGTGAtgcagatttggcccgcggacCATAagtttaacaacttttttttctgcagcttggTTTGAACTCCTACTGCCTGcagctttgtgttgtttatCAAACTGAGGCTGCAGCAGAAAATGCACTTCCTGtcccccctacacacacacacacacacacacacacacacacacacacacacacacagagtctagACTCCTCACACACACCATCCTGTCCTCTCAGCTAGCTCACTAACGGAGAAATAACCGGAGACAGCGCACCGACAGACACCGAACAGCAGCCCCGTCCTGCTAACGTTAGCCCGCTGCTCGGTGCGTTTAACGGCTCTCCACAAGTGGCAGCGGGTGTGtggccgcacacacacacacacaaaccccgGTAACAGCCCACCAGGTGAGCCCGGTGTGCGCTCACCTGGTGAATCGGCCGCCGTTTACCCACATCTCGTACCGAGCAGTTAGCAGGCTAGCGGCTGTGTAGCATCTCCGGTTCGGTGTGTTGATACGCAGTCTTCCGCCTTTGAACACACCGAGGAGCCCATCTGCTTCAGCCCGGACACGGAGCCTCTCTGACGGCCGCGGAACCAGCCCAACTACCGCCCGTTAGCTCCGGTTTCGGCCAGCTCCGCCGCCACTCGCATCGCTCGCTCCGCCGCTCCGTTAACAAAAAGGACAGTTTAACGGAAAAGGCACCGATAGTTCACCGAATCTGACgatggccatttttttcattccGCCGATACAAGCGAGCAACGGCCGGCAACTGCATCCGGGctaaacttttcaaaataaaagctaaagtATTATCCAAAATATtccatgaaaaagaaaacatctggggaaagatttttgtttttgttttactaaagtaaaagtaataatactagGGTCCATAATTTCtcttaaaacaaaagaaataaactaatgattattattattattattttatttcaaacaattaaAGCAATATGAggcaaattaaataaatgacaaaagaaatataatataatgtgtacataaaaaaataaattaatacagtcacttttctggtgctgcattcagatgcctttaaatAGCATTcaaacctctaaaacctgagaaaactgatgtgattTCATTCACAGGAAAACTCAGGGAAACAACATAATGAGCAACATGTCCTACATACTTATctgtaattatatattcaattaaagtatttaaagtatcCACTACAGAAAAatctcaagaaaacaaaaataattagaacaaacaaaacatccccccaaaaacacaaaaatatttaaaataaaaccaaaataaatactctgcaactatttttgataaacattaaGTCGGTATAAACTGCTGAGTCGTTTAATTTATATCGAAACTTATATAATAAACTCTATGtgttttataaattataaaaaaaatatttttaaggtaAATAATAACGTTTCAGATGTACGTTACAAAGTAAACAGTGCAATGTTTTCCTCTGAAATTTCGGAGTATAAATAACAGactgaagtacaagtacctcaagtTAAGGTTGCCTACAGtgcagatatatatatatatttttttttaatcgtctgacatttcaaaacaatttattttgaaggtatCCTTGTAAAGCGGAAACGGCCTTTGGTGTAGTGACGTCAGCTTCACAGGTTTATTCGCGTACGTCGTTACGTCATAGTCAGACGTCAGGAGAGTGTTCTCAGTGTGTACTATCAGCGCGAGGCCGCCGGTCTCACCGTGTACTGATGGAGTTATTATGCAAGAAGTTAGAGTCACATACTGTACCGAGCACACCGGAGCTGCTGTTTGTTATTCACAGGGCTGGAGGGAGTACTCACATactccactcaagtaaaagtactcacactacaatgaaaaaaatactctgtaacaagtaaaagtcctagattaaaaagtaaaagtgagcaaattacatttgtt
It contains:
- the LOC121939489 gene encoding zinc fingers and homeoboxes protein 1-like, encoding MSSRRKSTTPCMVPPREAVDLDQEMEDVTDAAEPEDSNGVATVSSEFPSLLEERGEDADFRPASDPYLDLNAAEGGYECKYCSFQTSELNLFTMHVDTEHPDVVLNTSYVCMECDYHTKRYSTCVCV